A region of Herpetosiphonaceae bacterium DNA encodes the following proteins:
- the plsY gene encoding glycerol-3-phosphate 1-O-acyltransferase PlsY, translating to MALELMLLGYLIGSIPFSFLVGRARGIDLRTVGSGSLGGSNVWRALGFRYFIVAGVLDLLKGWLPVYFAQHVLHTSALVVVGIALSAVLGHAYSIFMRFRGGKAIATTCGAILAFAPALAFGGVLVWTIIYRLSGYPSVASLTTTVVAASAGTLVSYAGYLHPAFAAFIWLATLLVFYFHRANIRRLRQGQEIGIRPRQ from the coding sequence ATGGCGCTTGAACTGATGCTCTTGGGCTATCTGATCGGCTCGATCCCGTTCAGCTTTCTGGTTGGCAGAGCGCGGGGCATCGATCTGCGGACGGTTGGCAGCGGCAGCCTGGGCGGCTCGAACGTCTGGCGCGCGCTCGGCTTTCGCTATTTTATCGTCGCGGGCGTGCTCGATCTGCTCAAGGGCTGGCTGCCGGTCTATTTCGCGCAGCATGTTTTGCACACATCTGCGCTGGTCGTCGTGGGCATTGCGCTGAGCGCCGTGCTGGGCCATGCCTACTCGATCTTTATGCGCTTCCGAGGCGGCAAGGCGATTGCCACCACCTGCGGCGCGATCCTGGCGTTTGCGCCCGCGCTGGCGTTCGGCGGCGTGCTGGTGTGGACGATCATCTACAGGCTGTCGGGCTATCCCTCGGTGGCATCGCTGACGACGACCGTCGTGGCGGCGAGCGCTGGCACGCTGGTGAGCTACGCGGGCTACCTCCACCCCGCGTTTGCCGCGTTCATCTGGCTGGCGACGCTGCTGGTGTTCTATTTCCACCGCGCCAATATCCGGCGCTTGCGGCAGGGGCAGGAGATCGGGATTCGGCCCCGGCAGTAG
- a CDS encoding acyltransferase, giving the protein MSDPSAPSAVVSQAVPAHARVAVLDVLRGVAALAVVVVHALPLLAPSATLAIVPVFDFGSFGVLLFFLCSGTIIPATLERHQSLRRFWIRRVCRLYPLYWLSIGGALLGYAAGRTSLAGMELHAARFAAQPVATVLANITMMQEFLGYPHLIYVYWTLTFELAFYFLISALFRLKLMGKILPFSFGLLLVAFLVHLLAVLQILRLPNTNALRNIDYLALMFVAVALYHVRRRERSRRAVVALGGLALALIVLTAWQDPAIGTAWLVAAVLFGLAQRSTIRWFPRWLLYLGAISYSIYLLHPLVFALVPRIGGPLTTGLCWLSALLVCAALAERWVERPGIALGYYLTRNTRGTSRQDMPAPIVPLPGDVR; this is encoded by the coding sequence TTGTCCGATCCTTCTGCTCCATCGGCTGTTGTTTCCCAGGCTGTCCCGGCACACGCGCGGGTAGCGGTGCTGGATGTCCTACGTGGGGTCGCTGCGCTGGCCGTTGTGGTGGTTCACGCGCTGCCGCTGCTCGCGCCGTCTGCTACGCTCGCGATCGTGCCGGTCTTTGACTTTGGCTCGTTCGGCGTGCTCCTGTTCTTCCTGTGCAGCGGCACGATTATTCCGGCAACGCTTGAGCGCCATCAATCCTTGCGGCGCTTCTGGATTCGCCGCGTGTGCCGTCTCTACCCGCTCTACTGGCTGAGCATCGGCGGCGCGCTGCTGGGCTACGCGGCGGGCCGGACTTCGCTGGCGGGCATGGAGCTGCACGCGGCGCGCTTTGCGGCGCAGCCAGTGGCGACGGTGCTGGCGAATATCACGATGATGCAGGAGTTTCTCGGCTATCCGCATCTGATCTACGTCTACTGGACGCTGACCTTCGAGCTGGCCTTTTACTTCCTGATTTCGGCGCTTTTTCGCCTGAAGCTGATGGGCAAGATCCTGCCGTTCTCCTTCGGGCTGCTGCTGGTGGCGTTTCTGGTGCATCTGCTGGCTGTGCTCCAGATCCTTCGCCTGCCCAACACCAACGCGCTGCGCAACATCGACTATCTGGCGCTGATGTTTGTCGCGGTGGCGCTCTACCACGTGCGGCGGCGGGAGCGATCAAGACGGGCTGTGGTGGCGCTCGGCGGGCTGGCGCTGGCGCTGATCGTGCTGACCGCGTGGCAGGACCCGGCGATCGGCACGGCCTGGCTGGTCGCTGCTGTGCTCTTTGGCCTCGCGCAACGCTCCACGATCCGCTGGTTTCCCAGGTGGCTGCTCTACCTGGGAGCGATCAGCTACTCGATCTATCTGCTGCATCCGCTGGTCTTCGCGCTGGTGCCGCGCATCGGCGGCCCGCTCACGACCGGCCTCTGCTGGCTGAGCGCGCTGCTCGTCTGCGCGGCGCTGGCCGAGCGCTGGGTCGAGCGGCCCGGCATCGCGCTGGGCTACTACCTCACGCGGAATACGCGCGGCACCAGCAGGCAGGACATGCCCGCGCCGATCGTGCCGTTGCCCGGCGACGTTCGATAG